The DNA sequence TTCCTGTAGTCAAAGGAAAGGGTTTAAAACTCCATTAGGATGTAGTGATATCAATATTCCAAAACAAGGATTTACCCTGATCACATTTTTGGGAGAAAACCATTAGAATGTATTTGATATGACTAAATGCAATACATGACATGGATTTGAAATAACCATATGCAAGGACTCATTTAAAATTCATTGTATTTGTCTTCTAACTCAAACCTTGACATACACTGATTGCAATAGCGAAACCCCGCAATTTAACTTATAATGCAACCTTAATTCCCAGAATTGGAACCAGTCCATCCAATTGGGCCCTAATGTTACTTCAGTAGCTAGATAGCCATAATACCAATCGAATCGCTAACTGACAATATGAAGGAGACCGAGTTAACAGCGAACACAGAATTGATAGACAATGTGAATTGTGAAGTTTACCAGCATATGAATGCATCATTATCAGAGAATCAAATTCAAACTGAGGTGCGCAATAGGATGGATGTCGAAAAAGCACATGTTTGGCTAATTAGAAGTTTGTTTAGGAGaaacataaaccctaaaccctaaaattggCACTCACATATGAATAGGTTTTCTAATTGAATGCCTTCTCTTTCATTTCCCTATCCCATCAAGAATCAAAACGCTGTCGTTTCTACCTAAACATAAGATTGaggagagaaacagagagaaggGGAGAAATGAGACCTCGGTTCATGAGGTACCAAGGAACGGCGAAGACGGCGCTGATAAGAACGATGCCGGCCATGACGTGCTTCTTGTCGCCGCTGTACAAGTAGTGCTCCATCCTCGCTCTAAACCCCTTTCCACCTTTCGCCTCGCTACTCATCTTTGTTTCAATCACTCGCTCAAAGCTCAGGTCTGTCAAGTATGCGTCTTTGGGCTCGAAGGCCTAGTTGTTTCGCTGCCCGGTTGTTTCTTAACCACGTGTAAGGCACTTGGCCGCCCCCCTCGcctcgctttttttttttttttttttttaatcaatctcAAGCCGGATTGTGAATTTCATTCCTTGCAAGGCAAAATAGCAATTACATACCCTTTTGTTGCTATcttagacagacaagaagatgtggTACATCGAAATAGGTCAACTAATTAGACATCTATTGCTCCATTATTACAAAGGGTTTTTATCATAGGTGGGGTGTGAATATTTTCAGACCAGACATAATGATATTTGGACTTTCAAAATGATCATATAGGTACTTGAACTTCCGAAACCACATCAATAAGGTGATTCCgtctgttaatgtctaagattcagtGGTAGCTAAATCTTGTTAACGCTAATCCAAACTCGGACCGCTACTGAAGGAGTTGTAGTGCTAGCgtcacctgtcaagtaaaatacaaagggcgtcagagggagaccgcggttggtgGTCTTCTctactccgatgcctaagtcagtcaatgtatttatgttgacagaataacgttaggtaagtaataaatgcgtagttaatgaggagagaggagtggacttttataggtgagggatagattgatctcttccttgttttcgatgtgggactgatgtgctttagttcccagcttctgatgcttcagcgaggTGATCATGGCGCGACGCGTGGCGGTGCGTCAACTGTGATCTCAGGCTGAGCCAAagctcaggtgatagcctgtttggcggtgtttccgtaggtcacacccttGACAGTTGTTGGTGCCACTGGCGGTAgtatgagtgtggctcattgtACCAAATTATGCCTAGGCAAATGcccatgtaagtacaagtcccccaagtccctagtcaaggagggctatcttggttggggagttgcctagtaGTTTGAAGCGTTACTTATGCAAGTCTTGcggagcataattagcgtcagtgcgttgttaACCATGGACTTGTTCTAAGCAAaggctttataccctttcgggtgggccgcTGTAaggccccctagggagtcccccactccccggctaagagaGGCCTCCATTTGGCTGGATGATTGTTTGATGATGGGAGCTACATAGAGTAGTGGGTGTTAAGTGGCAAGCCTagtctttgatacccaagcgtcgggggtcAACAACCttatcagggccgtcgtagacgtTGTTGACActtccctttactctttcccggaggagaaaagcttgactgcaatggcgcgtagcggtcattgacATTATGAGGTGTTGCCTTGTGAGAGATTCCGCTGGCAGGGATTTTCTTTCGTGCAAAAGTTCTGCAAGTGAGAAGTTCGGCAAGCAGGattgcgcttagcagagactttccccttggaaaatttgaaagtgagaagttccggtAGCGGTGTTGAGCTAGGCGGAGGCTTTCTCATAATATTTTGAAagtggaagttccgctagcggtgctTCACTTAGCGGAGGCTTTCTCAGAAAATTTTGaaagtgagaagtttcgctagcagTGCTTCGCTTAGCGGATACTTTCTCcttggaaaattttgaaagtgagaagttctgctagcaatgttgcgcttagcggaagCTTTCTAGGAAAATTTtgaaagtgagaagttctgtTGGCGGTGCTtcacttagcggagactttctcctttgaaaattttaaaagtgagaagttccgctaacggtgctgcgcttagcagagactttCTCCTTTGACAGCTTTGATTTTGATGGTTGAAAGGGATAAGCGTTATGTTTGACAGCGTCGTGTCGAGTGTCAACTGCTGGTTGGGTTGAAGTGTAGGTGCACGTATTTTTAGCATACCCGTCGTTTCGATATAAATGCTAGTAATTATTGATTGTggtcgcctcggttaatccggataGTTAGTGAGATAGTGGGCACGTGGCATAATCTGGTGCAGAGCCTCTTCGTGATGGACGGCTCAGATTTGGCGGATACTGACATAAAAGAGGGGGAAACCCTGAACGTCTCCACTTTAACCTATACTTTGAATTTTTATCGTCTTCAACCTTCAAGAGAGTGCAACAGAGAGACTTGAGGTCAGAGCGAGGGCGTCGTGTTGGGAGGGAGACAGTGATCGAGGAAAGCCAAGCCAGAGCTCTGCAAGCACCAGGAATTCCTGCTTTTCACGCATTCAAGGTTGGTGATTTCTCTATTTCGATTCTTGCCTTGCAATTTGTGTTTCTGGTTCTATGTGAGGTTTGTGTTTGGGGTTTGTAATGGTGTCTGATACATGTATTTGAGGATCAAGTGGTTTAGGCACTGATTTTGGGTATTTGGGACTTGACTTTAGGGTTTAGGCACTGATGATTTTCCACACTCATGAAAAGTGTGGAAAATGTGGGACTTGACTTTTTGGGAATAGACACTGATGTTGCAGAAAATTCATCATttatttcattcccaaaattaATTGAACTTCGTTTTTCTTTTCTCGGAAAGTGGAAAGTGTGGGAGGGGAGGCATGATAACTCTATTTCAGTGATGCCATCTCTTCATTCCTTAGAGATTCACTCCTGCTGTGACATACAAGTGCTAACAGATTTCTTGGA is a window from the Rosa chinensis cultivar Old Blush chromosome 2, RchiOBHm-V2, whole genome shotgun sequence genome containing:
- the LOC112189577 gene encoding uncharacterized protein LOC112189577; translation: MSSEAKGGKGFRARMEHYLYSGDKKHVMAGIVLISAVFAVPWYLMNRGAKHQSHQDYLEKADKARSQRLSSSGASSAK